A single window of Anopheles moucheti chromosome 2, idAnoMoucSN_F20_07, whole genome shotgun sequence DNA harbors:
- the LOC128298991 gene encoding uncharacterized oxidoreductase YoxD-like, with translation MPTANEPHTIRPYQWAEPIPLKTTVQRARELVETLLSLLMFTFECVPLWWEALAALVVTPREKNISGQTALVTGGANGLGQAIAIALAREGCNVAIVDVDETNSEATVAKLRRHNVSAEAYKVDVSDCDAVRQLGRDVERDLGPVDILVNNAGILPTSFSLDALPSHVKRSMEVNVLSSFWTTQTFIDSMIRRRKGHIVAISSIAGYVAPGWAKTYATTKFAIRGFMDALEDDLYLRGQAKHVRTTTVFPFAFNTRKQAVSLLKASSGLTRLPIYDPAMLGESVVKAIKTNQRKVVVPATVKPYQLSIFDNLPIKVRQLLTRTLAQGEVKLVD, from the exons ATGCCAACCGCGAATGAGCCTCACACCATCCGGCCGTACCAATGGGCTGAACCGATTCCTCTTAAGACCACTGTACAACGTGCCAGAGAGCTCGTTGAGACGCTGCTAAGTTTGCTTATGTTTACCTTCGAATGCGTACCGCTCTGGTGGGAAGCGCTGGCCGCACTGGTTGTCACACccagggaaaaaaacatctccGGACAGACGGCGCTAGTGACGGGTGGCGCAAACGGGCTGGGGCAAGCGATTGCGATCGCGCTGGCCAGGGAAGGTTGTAACGTGGCCATAGTGGATGTGGATGAAACCAATAGCGAGGCGACGGTGGCCAAGCTGCGGCGCCACAATGTGTCTGCCGAGGCGTACAAG GTCGACGTTTCGGACTGTGATGCAGtgcgccagcttggccgcgaCGTGGAGCGAGATCTTGGTCCGGTCGATATTCTCGTGAACAATGCTGGCATCTTGCCTACTAGCTTCTCGCTGGACGCTCTTCCTTCACACGTAAAGCGCAGCATGGAAGTGAACGTGCTGTCCAGCTTTTGG ACCACACAAACCTTCATCGACAGTATGATCCGTCGCCGGAAAGGACACATAGTAGCGATCAGCTCGATCGCGGGTTACGTTGCACCGGGCTGGGCAAAGACGTACGCCACGACCAAATTCGCCATCCGCGGCTTTATGGATGCGCTGGAGGATGATCTGTATCTGCGTGGACAGGCGAAGCATGTCCGAACGACGACCGTATTTCCTTTTGCCTTTAACACCCGCAAACAGGCCGTCAGTTTGCTGAAAGCATCATC TGGGCTAACGCGTTTGCCGATCTACGATCCCGCCATGCTCGGCGAGAGTGTGGTGAAAGCCATCAAAACTAATCAACGGAAGGTGGTGGTGCCGGCCACGGTTAAACCTTACCAACTTTCGATTTTTGA CAATCTGCCAATCAAGGTACGCCAGCTGTTGACCAGGACATTGGCACAAGGGGAGGTAAAATTGGTGGATTGA
- the LOC128310287 gene encoding endoribonuclease CG2145, with the protein MRIIHTGTIVLLCLALTIDAQWFGSSKKKQDEDPNVALLSYAPVDPSVTPSSTIATPTSTTPIPSTTTKKGFFGKLFGGSSKNEEKSTTTTTTKTTTTTVATPTTKKQGFFSGLFGGKKDKTSTTTVAPSTTARSGTTVKPGTVTTAKASAALPTAVTTAKTLGSIAGVTSTTAKSVSTLSTGAASSTTTTTTTPKSKDAFPALPPSRSGSPTPAPVPTSTVANAWTRTPPTVQPGGKPGVSFVPTTPGTPGAQKVSSTPASASAVGDGPTTDDELVALSELLFTKDTNSPSKFVTINYQKQTSSFVNTDEAPNPFLTVDEAKIYAIPTIEKMHALFNNYELDTMTNEYVTPLEKKEENDFVDALLATNVMRQAMLFLQKKGIVTADPKTHHELLKTIWFTLYSRGNGKIGSSGFEHVFLNEVSNGTMIGLHNWLYVYDMEKAGRIDYKGWNKKMELGTKGEIAKVRLTFDNLQKPSNSLFVGTSPELEIALYTVCFQVRPDKECPLAINGKPFTIKTFTFRYRGKNLIGGAWPNI; encoded by the exons ATGCGGATAATTCACACTGGAACCATAGTGTTGCTGTGCCTGGCGTTAACGATCG ATGCACAGTGGTTTGGCAGTAGCAAGAAGAAACAGGATGAGGATCCGAATGTTGCACTCCTTTCGTATGCACCGGTCGATCCCAGTGTGACTCCATCATCGACGATCGCTACTCCCACCAGTACCACACCCATTCCGTCGACAACGACCAAGAAAGGGTTCTTCGGCAAGCTGTTTGGGGGAAGTTCGAAGAATGAAGAAAAGTCTACTACCACCACAACGACGAAGACCACCACGACTACCGTAGCGACACCGACCACAAAGAAACAGGGATTCTTTAGCGGTCTGTTCGGTGGCAAAAAGGATAAAACATCCACGACCACGGTTGCTCCATCGACAACGGCCAGATCGGGCACCACGGTAAAACCGGGTACGGTCACCACTGCTAAGGCGTCTGCCGCTCTGCCAACCGCCGTTACCACCGCCAAAACCCTGGGGTCCATTGCCGGAGTTACATCGACTACTGCGAAATCGGTCTCGACACTGTCCACTGGTGCTGCATCATCgacaaccacaaccacaacgaCACCCAAATCGAAGGATGCGTTCCCTGCACTTCCTCCATCGCGCAGTGGAAGTCCCACTCCGGCACCGGTACCGACGTCAACCGTTGCGAATGCTTGGACGCGTACTCCACCGACCGTACAGCCGGGAGGTAAACCGGGCGTTAGCTTTGTGCCGACCACTCCCGGAACACCTGGTGCGCAGAAAGTGAGCAGTACACCGGCATCGGCTAGTGCCGTTGGTGATGGCCCTACTACGGACGATGAGCTGGTGGCATTGTCCGAGTTGCTGTTCACCAAAGACACCAACAGCCCGAGCAAGTTCGTTACGATCAACTATCAGAAACAGACCTCGTCCTTCGTTAACACCGACGAGGCGCCAAATCC CTTCCTGACGGTGGATGAGGCAAAGATTTACGCCATTCCAACGATCGAGAAAATGCACGCACTGTTCAACAACTACGAACTGGATACGATGACTAACGAGTACGTAACCCCGCTAGAGAAGAAGGAGGAGAATGACTTTGTCGATGCTTTGCTGGCCACGAACGTAATGCGTCAAGCGATGCTGTTCCTGCAGAAAAAGGGAATTGTGACGGCTGATCCAAAGACTCACCACGAGCTGCTCAAGACGATCTGGTTTACGCTGTACTCGCGTGGTAACGGCAAGATTGGCAGTTCCGGGTTCGAGCATGTGTTCCTCAACGAGGTCAGCAATGGCACGATGATAGGACTGCATAATTGGTTGTACGTTTACGATATGGAGAAGGCCGGCCGAATCGATTACAAGGGCTGGAACAAAAAGATGGAGCTGGGCACG AAAGGAGAAATTGCCAAGGTTCGGCTGACGTTCGATAATCTACAGAAACCGTCCAACTCGCTGTTTGTCGGCACTTCGCCCGAGCTGGAAATTGCCCTCTACACCGTTTGTTTCCAGGTGCGACCGGACAAAGAATGTCCACTCGCGATCAACGGTAAGCCGTTCACGATCAAGACCTTCACGTTCCGGTATCGAGGTAAAAACTTGATCGGTGGTGCATGGCCAAATATTTAA